The window TCCTGCGACACGAACCGGTGCacctcgccgcgcacctccacGGCGCTGAACCCGGGGGACGGCGCGAGGCCCCCGTCCACCGCCTCTGTCcggagcgcggccgcggcgtcccAGTTCTTGGCCCTGGCGTGCATGCCCGCGACGATGACGTAGTCGCCGGCGTTGGCGGCGCCGAGGCTCCCCAGCTCCTGCAGGGCGTGCTCGGCGAGGCCCAGGTCGCCGTGGATCCGGCACGCGTTGAGCAGGCTCCGCCAGGCCGTGTCCGTCGGCCCTGTGGGCATGCTCCCGAtgagcgcgcgcgcgtcgcccaGCCTCCCCGCGCGGGCCATCAGGTCCACCATGCAGCCGTAGTGCTGCGCGTTGGGGGCGACCTTGTGCTCCAGCCGCATCCGGTCGAAGCACCGCAGCCCGTCCTCGAGCAGCCCGGCGCGGCTGCAGGCGTTGAGCACGCCGACGTACACGGCGGCGTCGGGCGCGTGGCCCTCCCGGACCATCGCGTCGAGCACCTGCAGCGCCCTCCGCCCGTCCCCGTGCAGCGCCAGGCCGGACACCATGGCGCTGTACGCCCACGCGTTCTTGCCGCCCATCGCGTCGAACACCGCCGCGGCCTTCTCGATGCAGCCGCACTTGGCGTACATGTCCACCAGGGACGTCTCCATGATGGTGTTCAGCCTCGCGGCGTTCCTCAGCAGCGCGCAGTGGATGCTCCGCCCGACGTCGTAGGCGCCCAggtgcgcgcacgccgagagCGCGCTGACCATGGAGCTCTCGTCGGGCCTCCACCCCTCCCGCACCATCGCACCGAACGACTCGAGGCACTCGCCCCACAGCCCGGCCCTCGTGTACGCCTCGAGAAGCGCGCTCCAGGAGGCCGCCGTCCGCTCCCCGGCCTCCGTCCGGTCGAACGCCAGGCGAGccatcgccggctcgccgcactTGCCGTAGAAGCTGATGAGGCTGTTCTGAACGTGCTCGTCGTGCTGGAACCCGAGCTTCACGATGTGCGCCTGCAGCTGCCAGTGGAAACTAAGAAATGTCACGCCCCAGCTGGTCATCGATTGCAGAAGGGCACGCTGGTTGGTAGAGTGCGAGCTGAACCCGTCACCTGCCTCCCTT is drawn from Panicum virgatum strain AP13 chromosome 1N, P.virgatum_v5, whole genome shotgun sequence and contains these coding sequences:
- the LOC120656898 gene encoding pentatricopeptide repeat-containing protein At1g31920-like isoform X2: MVGGLVLSQAQSHQVATPRTAAPAPVPAQALEKRLREQAAPCGTAAAAAAVSVRSVDDVRKAHARHIKLGLDRSPRHARPLLAACALSGWPGGTELAASIFDSLDEPEAFDYNTLMRGHVSGGRDPAAALRLYADMLEAGVEPDNYTFPFVLKACAKLAALQEGRQAHIVKLGFQHDEHVQNSLISFYGKCGEPAMARLAFDRTEAGERTAASWSALLEAYTRAGLWGECLESFGAMVREGWRPDESSMVSALSACAHLGAYDVGRSIHCALLRNAARLNTIMETSLVDMYAKCGCIEKAAAVFDAMGGKNAWAYSAMVSGLALHGDGRRALQVLDAMVREGHAPDAAVYVGVLNACSRAGLLEDGLRCFDRMRLEHKVAPNAQHYGCMVDLMARAGRLGDARALIGSMPTGPTDTAWRSLLNACRIHGDLGLAEHALQELGSLGAANAGDYVIVAGMHARAKNWDAAAALRTEAVDGGLAPSPGFSAVEVRGEVHRFVSQDMSHPRRRDIYEMLHQMEWQLRFEGYKPDTSEVALAVGEEEKLRVVAAHSQKLAMAFGLLSTPEGAPVRIVTNLRMSKECHAYSALISEIFGREIVVRDRSRFHRFRRGACTCRDHW
- the LOC120656898 gene encoding pentatricopeptide repeat-containing protein At1g31920-like isoform X1 — its product is MVGGLVLSQAQSHQVATPRTAAPAPVPAQALEKRLREQAAPCGTAAAAAAVSVRSVDDVRKAHARHIKLGLDRSPRHARPLLAACALSGWPGGTELAASIFDSLDEPEAFDYNTLMRGHVSGGRDPAAALRLYADMLEAGVEPDNYTFPFVLKACAKLAALQEGRQLQAHIVKLGFQHDEHVQNSLISFYGKCGEPAMARLAFDRTEAGERTAASWSALLEAYTRAGLWGECLESFGAMVREGWRPDESSMVSALSACAHLGAYDVGRSIHCALLRNAARLNTIMETSLVDMYAKCGCIEKAAAVFDAMGGKNAWAYSAMVSGLALHGDGRRALQVLDAMVREGHAPDAAVYVGVLNACSRAGLLEDGLRCFDRMRLEHKVAPNAQHYGCMVDLMARAGRLGDARALIGSMPTGPTDTAWRSLLNACRIHGDLGLAEHALQELGSLGAANAGDYVIVAGMHARAKNWDAAAALRTEAVDGGLAPSPGFSAVEVRGEVHRFVSQDMSHPRRRDIYEMLHQMEWQLRFEGYKPDTSEVALAVGEEEKLRVVAAHSQKLAMAFGLLSTPEGAPVRIVTNLRMSKECHAYSALISEIFGREIVVRDRSRFHRFRRGACTCRDHW